The following proteins come from a genomic window of Gottfriedia acidiceleris:
- the trmL gene encoding tRNA (uridine(34)/cytosine(34)/5-carboxymethylaminomethyluridine(34)-2'-O)-methyltransferase TrmL has translation MGIHVVLYQPQIPANTGNIARTCAGTDTSLHLIRPLGFSTDDKMLKRAGLDYWEHVDIHYHDSLDDLFDKYKDGKFYFITKFGEKTYSNFDYTNLDEEIFFVFGRETTGLPKELIEKNMETCLRIPMTDHIRSLNLSNTAAILIYEALRQQDFRELLKVKDYSK, from the coding sequence ATGGGAATACACGTTGTATTATATCAACCACAAATTCCAGCAAATACAGGAAATATTGCACGTACTTGTGCAGGAACAGATACAAGTTTACATTTAATCCGTCCATTAGGTTTTTCAACTGATGATAAAATGTTAAAAAGAGCTGGTCTTGATTATTGGGAGCATGTTGACATACATTATCATGATTCTTTGGACGATTTATTTGATAAATATAAAGATGGGAAATTTTACTTTATAACTAAATTTGGAGAAAAAACATATTCAAACTTTGATTATACAAATTTAGATGAAGAGATTTTCTTTGTATTTGGTAGAGAAACAACAGGGCTTCCAAAAGAGTTGATTGAAAAAAACATGGAAACTTGTTTACGTATACCAATGACAGATCATATTAGATCTCTAAATTTATCAAATACAGCAGCAATTTTAATTTACGAAGCTTTACGTCAGCAAGATTTCCGTGAGCTGTTAAAGGTAAAGGATTATTCTAAGTAA
- the yhbH gene encoding sporulation protein YhbH, giving the protein MSNENNEHEQKHNFTISQEDWTLHRKGHDDQQRHQEKVQEAIKKNLADLITEESIIMSNGRDVVKIPIRSLDEYKIRYNYDKNKHVGQGTGDSKVGDVVARDGSQGGQPQKGAGKGQGAGKESGEDYYEAEVSLMELEEALFSQLELPDLKRKEQDLNTVENIEFNDIRKTGLMGNIDKKRTMMSAFKRNAMRGTPSFYPISPEDLKFRTWNEIRKPESKAVVLAMMDTSGSMGLWEKYMARSFFFWMTRFLRTKYESVDIEFIAHHTEAKVVTEEEFFTKGESGGTICSSAYRKALEVIEFKYSPERYNIYPFHFSDGDNLTSDNARCVKLVQELMKVSNMFGYGEVNQYNRHSTLMSAYKNINDEKFRYYILKQKSDVFHSMKSFFKQEHEKAAK; this is encoded by the coding sequence ATGAGTAATGAAAATAATGAACATGAACAAAAGCATAATTTTACCATTTCACAGGAAGACTGGACCCTCCATCGTAAAGGACACGACGACCAACAGCGCCATCAAGAGAAGGTACAAGAGGCGATTAAAAAGAATTTAGCAGATTTGATCACAGAAGAAAGCATCATCATGTCAAACGGGCGCGATGTAGTAAAAATTCCAATTCGGTCACTTGATGAGTATAAGATTCGATACAACTATGATAAAAATAAACACGTTGGTCAGGGTACTGGAGACAGTAAAGTTGGCGATGTAGTGGCAAGAGATGGTTCACAAGGTGGCCAGCCGCAAAAGGGTGCTGGTAAAGGTCAAGGAGCAGGTAAAGAATCAGGCGAAGATTACTATGAGGCAGAGGTTTCACTAATGGAATTAGAGGAAGCTCTTTTTAGTCAGTTAGAATTACCTGATCTAAAACGAAAAGAACAAGATTTAAATACAGTAGAAAACATTGAATTTAATGACATTAGAAAAACCGGTTTAATGGGTAACATTGATAAAAAACGTACGATGATGTCAGCGTTTAAACGTAACGCTATGCGTGGTACTCCATCATTCTATCCGATATCTCCAGAAGACTTAAAGTTCCGTACATGGAATGAAATTAGAAAACCAGAATCTAAAGCCGTCGTACTCGCAATGATGGATACGAGCGGAAGTATGGGCTTATGGGAAAAGTATATGGCACGAAGCTTCTTCTTTTGGATGACAAGATTTTTACGAACAAAATATGAATCAGTTGATATCGAGTTTATCGCACACCATACTGAAGCAAAAGTAGTTACAGAAGAAGAGTTCTTCACAAAAGGAGAAAGCGGAGGAACGATCTGTTCATCTGCTTATCGAAAAGCTTTAGAAGTAATTGAATTCAAATATTCTCCTGAAAGATATAATATCTATCCATTCCACTTTTCTGATGGAGATAATTTAACATCTGATAATGCTCGCTGCGTAAAACTAGTTCAAGAATTAATGAAAGTGAGTAATATGTTCGGATACGGAGAAGTAAACCAATACAATCGACACAGTACGCTAATGTCCGCATATAAAAACATTAACGACGAAAAATTCCGCTACTACATCCTTAAACAAAAATCAGATGTATTCCATTCAATGAAGAGTTTCTTTAAACAAGAGCATGAGAAGGCAGCGAAATAG
- the queG gene encoding tRNA epoxyqueuosine(34) reductase QueG: MNIKEFQKELISYSKEIGIDKIGFTTVDPFLTLKNRLYRQQELNYQSGFETKGIERRVDARKIMTEANSIIAIALAYPSKLKNPPKSKKGSTRGIFCRASWGEDYHVVVKKKLLQLESFILLHYPSAKVQSMVDTGELVDRAVAERAGIGWSAKNCSIITPEFGSYVYLGEMITSLPFEPDSPIEEQCGECTKCLEVCPTSAIVSPGQLNAKNCIAFLTQSKEMIPVEFRKELGNRIYGCDTCQTVCPKNKGINFTHHTEMEPDPETVKPLLRSVLKVSNREFKTQFGQMSGSWRGKNPIQRNAIIALAHFKDESALDDLKELAKKDARPVIRGTAIWAIFEIEGKNSTPFIESCLQKEQDEIVLKEINAVLSK; this comes from the coding sequence GTGAATATAAAAGAATTTCAAAAAGAATTGATTTCATATAGTAAAGAAATTGGAATAGATAAGATTGGATTTACGACTGTTGATCCATTTTTAACATTAAAAAATCGTTTATATAGGCAGCAGGAATTAAACTATCAATCCGGTTTTGAGACAAAGGGTATTGAACGAAGAGTAGATGCCAGAAAAATTATGACAGAAGCTAATTCAATTATTGCAATTGCTCTAGCATATCCATCTAAACTAAAAAATCCTCCAAAAAGTAAAAAAGGATCTACAAGAGGAATTTTTTGTAGGGCCTCATGGGGGGAAGATTACCATGTAGTTGTAAAAAAGAAATTACTGCAGCTTGAGTCATTTATTTTATTACATTATCCAAGTGCAAAGGTTCAGTCGATGGTCGATACTGGTGAGCTAGTAGATCGAGCTGTAGCTGAACGAGCAGGTATAGGTTGGAGTGCCAAAAATTGTTCAATCATTACGCCAGAATTCGGTTCTTATGTGTATTTAGGGGAAATGATTACATCATTACCTTTTGAACCAGATTCGCCTATTGAAGAGCAGTGTGGAGAGTGTACAAAATGCCTTGAAGTTTGTCCGACAAGTGCGATTGTTTCTCCAGGTCAATTAAATGCTAAAAATTGTATTGCTTTTTTAACCCAATCAAAAGAGATGATTCCTGTTGAGTTTCGAAAAGAGCTGGGAAATCGTATATATGGTTGCGATACATGTCAAACAGTTTGTCCTAAAAATAAAGGAATTAATTTTACTCATCATACTGAAATGGAACCAGATCCAGAAACCGTAAAACCTTTATTACGCTCTGTTTTAAAGGTAAGTAACAGAGAGTTTAAAACTCAGTTTGGCCAAATGTCTGGGTCATGGAGAGGAAAGAATCCTATTCAGCGAAATGCCATCATTGCTTTAGCACATTTTAAAGATGAATCGGCATTAGATGATTTAAAGGAATTAGCGAAAAAAGATGCAAGACCGGTAATTAGAGGTACAGCTATTTGGGCTATTTTTGAGATTGAAGGTAAGAACAGTACACCATTTATTGAAAGTTGTTTGCAAAAAGAGCAAGACGAGATTGTATTAAAAGAAATTAATGCCGTTCTATCAAAGTAA
- a CDS encoding PrkA family serine protein kinase, whose protein sequence is MDILKKLEQHRDMEQRLKWEGTFAEYLEMLKEEPWVAQTAHSRIYNMIKDAGIEEVNGKKAYSFFSNNLYGLEEALERLVEEYFHPAAKRLDVKKRILLLMGPVSGGKSTLVTMLKRGLENYSRSDQGAIYAIKGCPMHEDPLHLIPNHLREDFFKEYGVRIEGNLSPLNLMRLEQEFGGRIEDVIVERIFLSEDRRVGIGTFSPSDPKSQDIADLTGSIDFSTIAQFGSESDPRAYRFDGELNKANRGMMEFQEMLKCDEKFLWHLLSLTQEGNFKAGRFALISADELIIAHTNETEYRSFINNKKNEALHSRIIVMPIPYNLRVSEEERIYQKMISESDVSNVHIAPHTLRVAAMFTILTRLKEPKRGDIDLVKKMRLYDGEMVEGYNTVDLEELKKEYLDEGMHGIDPRYVINRISSTIIRKEIPSINALDVLRSLKDGLDQHPSISNEDRERYMNFISIARKEYDDIAKQEVQKAFVYSYEESAKTLMDNYLDNVEAYCNKNKLRDPLTGEEMNPDEKLMRSIEEQIGISENAKKAFREEILIRISAYARKGKRFDYNSHERLKEAIQKKLFSDLKDVVKITTSTKTPDERQLKKINDVVSRLVDEYGYNSTSANELLRYVGSLLNR, encoded by the coding sequence ATGGATATTTTAAAGAAACTTGAGCAGCATCGGGACATGGAACAAAGATTGAAATGGGAAGGCACTTTTGCTGAGTATCTTGAAATGTTAAAAGAGGAACCATGGGTTGCACAAACTGCACATTCTAGAATTTATAATATGATTAAAGACGCAGGTATTGAAGAAGTGAATGGTAAAAAAGCCTACAGTTTCTTTAGTAACAACCTATATGGATTAGAAGAAGCGTTAGAGAGACTCGTGGAAGAATATTTCCATCCTGCTGCCAAGAGATTAGATGTAAAAAAACGTATTTTATTGTTAATGGGGCCTGTAAGTGGTGGTAAATCTACTTTGGTAACGATGTTAAAGAGAGGCTTAGAAAATTATTCAAGATCTGATCAAGGTGCAATCTACGCTATTAAAGGTTGCCCAATGCATGAAGATCCATTGCATTTAATTCCTAACCATTTAAGAGAAGACTTTTTCAAAGAATATGGAGTTCGAATTGAAGGAAATCTTTCACCTTTAAATTTAATGAGACTTGAACAAGAGTTTGGTGGAAGGATAGAAGATGTTATCGTAGAAAGAATCTTTTTATCAGAGGATCGTCGAGTTGGTATTGGTACTTTTAGCCCGTCTGATCCAAAATCTCAAGATATTGCAGATTTAACAGGAAGTATTGATTTTTCAACAATTGCTCAATTTGGATCAGAGTCAGATCCACGTGCCTACCGGTTTGATGGTGAATTGAATAAAGCAAACCGTGGAATGATGGAATTCCAAGAGATGTTAAAATGTGATGAAAAGTTTTTATGGCACTTATTATCCCTGACGCAGGAAGGAAACTTTAAGGCAGGGCGTTTTGCATTGATTTCTGCGGATGAATTAATCATTGCTCATACGAATGAAACAGAGTACAGATCCTTTATTAATAATAAGAAGAATGAAGCACTTCATTCACGAATAATCGTAATGCCAATTCCTTATAATTTAAGAGTTAGCGAAGAAGAGAGAATTTATCAAAAAATGATCTCTGAAAGTGATGTTTCAAATGTTCATATTGCTCCACATACTTTACGTGTTGCAGCTATGTTTACAATTCTTACTCGTTTAAAAGAACCAAAACGAGGAGATATTGATTTAGTTAAGAAGATGCGTCTATATGATGGTGAAATGGTAGAAGGCTATAACACTGTTGATTTAGAGGAACTGAAGAAAGAATATTTAGATGAAGGTATGCATGGTATTGATCCACGATATGTTATTAACCGTATTTCATCTACAATTATTCGAAAAGAGATTCCATCAATTAATGCATTGGATGTATTACGCTCATTAAAAGATGGTTTAGATCAACATCCATCTATTTCTAATGAAGATCGTGAGCGTTATATGAATTTTATCTCTATTGCAAGAAAAGAATATGATGATATTGCAAAACAAGAAGTTCAAAAAGCTTTTGTTTATTCATATGAAGAGTCTGCAAAAACTCTTATGGATAATTATCTTGATAATGTAGAAGCATATTGCAATAAGAATAAGCTTCGCGATCCATTAACAGGTGAAGAGATGAATCCAGATGAGAAGTTGATGCGTTCGATTGAAGAACAAATTGGTATCTCTGAGAATGCAAAGAAAGCATTCCGTGAAGAAATACTAATCAGAATCTCTGCATATGCAAGAAAAGGCAAACGCTTTGATTACAATTCACATGAAAGATTAAAAGAAGCAATCCAAAAGAAACTTTTTTCGGATTTGAAGGATGTTGTGAAGATTACGACGTCCACAAAAACTCCTGATGAGCGTCAATTAAAGAAAATCAATGACGTTGTCAGTAGATTAGTTGATGAGTATGGTTATAACTCAACATCAGCAAATGAATTATTACGCTACGTAGGCTCATTACTTAACCGATAA
- a CDS encoding aldo/keto reductase: MKRIQIAENLEFSQIIHGLWRLSEWKMTSEQLVTFIEECIELGITTFDHADIYGGYTCEEIFGKALALKPELREKIQIVTKCGIKLKSAKFPELKMNHYDTSKEHILMSVNNSLENLQTDYIDLLLIHRPNPFMNPKEIAEAFNQLHSEGKVRYFGVSNFLPTQFNALQAYLNMPLVTNQIEVSPMQLEHFEKGTIDLLLEKDIAPMIWSPLAGGQIFTSQSESAVRVRAMLEEVSSEIGANSIDEVMYAWLLAHPAKMMPIVGSGKIERVKAAVESTKLSMSAEQWLRIYVAGMGHNLP; encoded by the coding sequence ATGAAAAGAATTCAAATAGCTGAAAATCTTGAGTTTTCACAAATTATACACGGATTATGGCGTTTATCTGAATGGAAAATGACATCAGAACAATTAGTCACTTTTATAGAAGAATGTATTGAGTTAGGAATTACAACATTCGATCATGCCGATATTTACGGTGGCTATACTTGTGAAGAAATTTTTGGAAAGGCTTTAGCGCTAAAACCGGAGCTTCGTGAAAAAATCCAAATCGTTACAAAATGTGGAATAAAGTTAAAGTCAGCAAAGTTTCCTGAACTTAAAATGAATCATTATGATACTAGTAAAGAGCATATCCTTATGAGTGTTAATAATTCTCTGGAAAATCTACAAACAGATTATATCGATTTACTTTTAATACATAGACCAAATCCTTTTATGAATCCAAAGGAAATCGCAGAGGCGTTTAATCAACTTCATTCGGAAGGAAAAGTACGCTACTTTGGGGTATCAAATTTTTTACCAACTCAATTTAATGCATTACAAGCATATCTAAACATGCCTTTAGTAACAAATCAAATTGAAGTTTCTCCAATGCAATTAGAGCATTTTGAAAAAGGAACAATTGATTTATTACTTGAAAAAGATATTGCTCCAATGATTTGGTCCCCATTAGCAGGCGGACAAATTTTTACTAGTCAGTCTGAATCAGCTGTACGAGTTCGAGCAATGCTTGAAGAGGTTTCTAGTGAAATTGGCGCAAATTCAATCGACGAAGTAATGTACGCATGGTTATTAGCTCATCCTGCTAAAATGATGCCAATCGTAGGGTCTGGTAAAATTGAACGTGTTAAAGCAGCAGTTGAGTCTACTAAGTTAAGTATGTCAGCGGAACAATGGTTACGAATTTACGTAGCTGGAATGGGACATAATTTACCTTAA
- a CDS encoding amidase domain-containing protein has product MFNRELLERYLKERLQLYFGEGHRSHPIQEKEYQAIKRKVELYNKRNISLVKVYGNLEVNNIWTEQEATYINYTFHTRYFLKQTDLYFEEDQHERQIAIENGVILYDIPFPIDNQVENFELEVDDLVENEFLDRNNRYNRFNAVKYAETWWDGHNKEYPLYANDCTNFISQCLRAGGIRMVGMPKPGTGWWYKNHSNSSYSWRVAHALRRFLPASKTGIKAEEVPSPKDLTLGDIIVYDFEGDGVWNHCTIVVAKDENGEPLVNAHTVNSRKRYWSYYDSSAFTENIKYKFFHFVDDFSNPSME; this is encoded by the coding sequence TTGTTTAATCGTGAACTTTTAGAGCGTTATTTAAAAGAACGATTACAACTTTATTTTGGTGAAGGACATCGAAGTCATCCTATTCAAGAAAAAGAATATCAGGCAATCAAGCGTAAAGTTGAATTATATAATAAGCGTAATATCTCATTAGTGAAAGTATATGGAAATCTTGAAGTAAACAATATTTGGACTGAACAGGAAGCAACTTATATAAATTATACATTCCATACGCGATATTTTTTAAAGCAAACTGATTTATATTTTGAAGAGGATCAGCATGAAAGACAGATCGCGATTGAAAATGGTGTGATTTTATATGACATACCATTCCCAATCGATAATCAAGTTGAAAATTTTGAACTCGAGGTAGATGATTTAGTTGAAAATGAATTTTTAGATCGAAACAACAGATATAATCGTTTTAATGCTGTTAAATATGCTGAAACCTGGTGGGATGGCCATAATAAAGAATATCCATTGTATGCAAATGATTGTACTAATTTTATATCTCAATGTTTAAGGGCTGGAGGTATTCGAATGGTTGGAATGCCAAAACCCGGGACAGGGTGGTGGTATAAAAATCATTCGAATAGTAGTTATAGCTGGAGAGTTGCTCACGCATTAAGACGATTTTTACCTGCTTCTAAAACTGGAATTAAAGCAGAAGAGGTGCCTTCTCCAAAAGATCTTACATTGGGGGATATTATCGTATATGATTTTGAAGGTGATGGAGTATGGAATCATTGTACGATCGTTGTTGCTAAGGATGAAAATGGTGAACCGTTAGTGAATGCACATACTGTAAATAGCCGTAAAAGATATTGGTCATACTATGATTCTTCTGCTTTTACGGAGAATATTAAGTATAAGTTTTTTCACTTCGTTGATGACTTTTCTAACCCTTCAATGGAATAA